Proteins co-encoded in one Cinclus cinclus chromosome Z, bCinCin1.1, whole genome shotgun sequence genomic window:
- the RAD17 gene encoding cell cycle checkpoint protein RAD17 translates to MSGSGPGRPAEVAEWLARPFDDFCVRPPRGSSGRGPRQEQRAPSPGAESSKAAAPPRKRSKPCTVDLPCAKPGRRRSQAREELPWVERYRPETQNDLAVQKKKIEEVETWLKTHIFQKQPKQGGSVLLLTGPPGCGKTATLQILAKDLGLQVQEWTNPLSLDFTKEDLRDMFGHDSNFHTFPSQAQAALFQDFLLRANKYNKLQMLGESTENDKKLILIEDIPNQFYRDPGSLHEILRTFVRTSRCPLVFIISDNFSGDSNQRSLFPPEIVEELCIFNISFKPVAPTNMMKVLNRIAAAEASMNREKNYALDRASLELLCRGCSGDIRSAINSLQFSSTKDCSLEKEFWSKKKKKSSTIKCEEAGVSKLRKKSKCDTSKDQEIQAIGGKDASIFLFHALGKIIYCKREAVSEAECPQLPAHLSKHHRDTLLIQPEDIVEKSHMSGSMFNLYLHQNYVDFFTDIDDVVRASEYLSTADVLCSNWSTRLVMESYSASVATRGVIHSNMSRAFAHQQGGMGFRPLHKPQWFLINKKYQENCLAAKSLFSSFCLPPECLQTELLPYLAMLANPMRNQAQIAFIQDVGRLPLKRHFGRLRLEALGDKEPGLPELLQGDDAEGLPSSQSSGSDLPGSQPQPIAAQAMLEEDELRIEEYDSD, encoded by the exons ATGTCCGGCAGCGGTCCAGGAAGGCCGGCGGAG gTGGCGGAGTGGCTGGCACGTCCGTTTGATGACTTCTGTGTGAGGCCACCGAGAGGCAGCTCTGGCAGAGGCCCTCGGCAGGAGCAGagagcccccagccccggggcagagagcagcaaggCCGCAGCTCCTCCCAGGAAAAGATCAAAGCCCTGCACTGTGGATCTGCCCTGTGCCAAGCCCGGGAGGAGGCGGAGCCAGGCCCGGGAGGAGCTGCCGTGGGTGGAGAGATACAGACCTGAAACCCAG AATGACCTTGCTGTGCAAAAGAAGAAGATTGAGGAAGTTGAAACCTGGTTAAAAACACACATCTTTCAGAAGCAGCCAAAGCAG GGTGGCTCTGTCTTGCTGCTgactggccctcctggctgtgGAAAAACTGCAACTCTGCAAATTCTAGCCAAAGATCTTGGCCTTCAAGTGCAAGAATGGACCAATCCTCTCTCTTTAGACTTCACAAAGGAGGACTTGAGAGATATGTTTGGCCATG actCAAATTTTCATACGTTTCCGAGTCAAGCCCAAGCAGCTCTCTTTCAAGATTTTCTATTAAGAGCAAATAAGTATAACAAACTTCAGATGCTTGGGGAGTCCACAGAAAATGATAAAAAGCTCATACTTATTGAA GACATTCCTAACCAATTCTACCGAGACCCTGGCAGCCTGCATGAAATCCTCAG GACTTTTGTTCGTACGAGTAGGTGTCCCCTGGTCTTTATAATCTCAGATAACTTCAGTGGAGACAGCAACCAGAGGTCACTGTTCCCCCCAGAAATTGTAGAGGAGTTGTGTATATTCAATATTAG TTTCAAGCCCGTTGCACCAACAAATATGATGAAAGTTCTTAATCGAATAGCTGCAGCAGAAGCCAGTATG AACAGAGAGAAGAATTATGCCCTTGATAGagcttccctggagctgctttgcAGAGGTTGTTCAGGTGATATAAGAAGTGCAATAAACAGCCTTCAGTTTTCCTCTacaaaag ACTGCTCATTGGAGAAAGAATTTTGGtcgaagaagaagaagaagagctCCACAATAAAATGTGAGGAAGCAGGAGTATccaaattaagaaagaaaagtaaatgtgATACGTCAAAAGACCAGGAGATACAAGCTATTGGTGGCAAGGATgcatccatttttcttttccatgctctgggaaaaattatttattgcaaAA GAGAAGCAGTGTCAGAAGCAGAGTGCcctcagctgcctgctcaccTGTCCAAACACCACCGGGACACCTTGCTCATTCAACCCGAG GATATTGTGGAAAAATCACATATGTCAGGAAGCATGTTCAATCTATACCTTCACCAGAACTACGTGGACTTTTTTACTGATATAGATGATGTAGTGAGAGCCAGTGAATATTTGAGCACTGCTGATGTCCTTTGCAGTAACTGGAGT ACACGGCTTGTGATGGAGAGTTACAGTGCCTCCGTGGCTACCCGAGGGGTGATCCACTCCAACATGTCCAGAGCCTTTGCCCACCAGCAGGGGGGCATGGGGTTCAGACCCTTACATAAACCCCAGTGGTTTTTGATCAATAAAAAG TATCAGGAAAATTGCCTTGCTGCAAAATCTCTGTTTTCAAGCTTCTGTTTACCACCTGAGTGCCTTCAGACAGAACTGCTGCCTTACCTTGCTATGTTAGCAAACCCAATGAGAAACCAAG CTCAGATTGCTTTTATCCAAGATGTGGGGAGGCTGCCACTGAAAAGACATTTTGGGAG GCTGCGGCTGGAAGCTCTGGGTGACAAGGAGCCCGGGCTGCCCGAGCTGCTCCAGGGGGACGATGCCGAGGGGCTGCCCTCCAGCCAGTCCAGCGGGAGTGACCTGCCCGGCAGCCAACCCCAGCCCATCGCGGCTcaggccatgctggaggagGACGAGTTGAGGATCGAGGAGTATGACAGTGACTGA
- the AK6 gene encoding adenylate kinase isoenzyme 6 isoform X1, producing MRRPNVLITGTPGVGKTTLGKELASRAGLSYVNVGDLAREGELYEGFDEEYDCPILDEDRVSPAPRATPAVFWPCSASQSALCVVVQVVDELEDRMSEGGVIVDYHGCDFFPERWFHIVFVLRTENSCLYDRLESRGYTGKKLQDNIQCEIFQTLYEEAVLSYKKEIVHQLPSNTPEDLERNLDQIMQWIEQWMKDNN from the exons ATGAGGCGGCCGAACGTGCTGATCACCG GCACGCCTGGAGTTGGAAAAACGACACTGGGAAAGGAGCTGGCATCCAGAGCAGGACTGAGCTATGTCAACGTGGGGGACCTGGCCAGGGAAG gagagctgtaTGAAGGCTTTGATGAGGAGTACGACTGCCCCATTTTGGATGAAGACAGGGTAAGCCCAGCTCCTAGAGCCACCCCTGCTGTGTTTTGGCCATGCAGTGCCAGTCAGTCTGCCCTGTGTGTTGTGGTGCAGGTGGTGGATGAGCTGGAGGACAGGATGAGCGAGGGGGGGGTGATTGTGGATTACCACGGCTGCGACTTCTTCCCCGAGCGCTGGTTCCACATCGTGTTTGTGCTTCGCACGGAGAACTCGTGTCTGTAtgacaggctggagagcag GGGCTACACAGGGAAGAAGCTGCAGGACAACATTCAGTGTGAAATTTTTCAGACTCTATATGAGGAAGCTGTGTTGTCatataaaaaggaaattgtACACCAGTTACCCAGCAACACTCCAGAGGACCTAGAGAGAAATTTGGATCAGATTATGCAATGGATTGAGCAATGGATGAAGGACAACAACTGA
- the AK6 gene encoding adenylate kinase isoenzyme 6 isoform X2, whose protein sequence is MRRPNVLITGTPGVGKTTLGKELASRAGLSYVNVGDLAREGELYEGFDEEYDCPILDEDRVVDELEDRMSEGGVIVDYHGCDFFPERWFHIVFVLRTENSCLYDRLESRGYTGKKLQDNIQCEIFQTLYEEAVLSYKKEIVHQLPSNTPEDLERNLDQIMQWIEQWMKDNN, encoded by the exons ATGAGGCGGCCGAACGTGCTGATCACCG GCACGCCTGGAGTTGGAAAAACGACACTGGGAAAGGAGCTGGCATCCAGAGCAGGACTGAGCTATGTCAACGTGGGGGACCTGGCCAGGGAAG gagagctgtaTGAAGGCTTTGATGAGGAGTACGACTGCCCCATTTTGGATGAAGACAGG GTGGTGGATGAGCTGGAGGACAGGATGAGCGAGGGGGGGGTGATTGTGGATTACCACGGCTGCGACTTCTTCCCCGAGCGCTGGTTCCACATCGTGTTTGTGCTTCGCACGGAGAACTCGTGTCTGTAtgacaggctggagagcag GGGCTACACAGGGAAGAAGCTGCAGGACAACATTCAGTGTGAAATTTTTCAGACTCTATATGAGGAAGCTGTGTTGTCatataaaaaggaaattgtACACCAGTTACCCAGCAACACTCCAGAGGACCTAGAGAGAAATTTGGATCAGATTATGCAATGGATTGAGCAATGGATGAAGGACAACAACTGA
- the CCDC125 gene encoding coiled-coil domain-containing protein 125 — translation MEEAEDDMTCGDLGNGLGRRPGGVYEGENLQNYYLVRSRKGSGRACNSPLSAKAAEESDAAALPAPKRNSFYDGSLKKPASSSTRQNSCESNTEVSNEELKQQLREALEELEILKVELEASRRQLEGKDEALRILQSMAVFDKATSHTKAMLQKTEEEKRTLEKEINILQWEIEFDQDRFKNIEDTWTEKYDRIYCENAALKEALKLRTEEVKTLKAENTILNQQCLEFLAMLDVKQQKVFQENMSLSKSDITDYTGLELAVLGACTCSPAEGQPCPCAKVAALTRKQLLHLKQEVENLKKSKDEAYIMADAFRIAFEQQLMQRKDQALRLAEVINVKKETKFATWRRLRGTERVKLPGNKNNLGRKLSSLLSSDGDCRKVEELDNPHEILRMLIDLVNDKEEALAHQRKVSYMLARAAEARAAGLGQETAGRCRLGAPSPLASPHADGRRLPMPSPAPALPLTAAAAELRRPRSWPLALGDRPAPPELIHVTPPLCVNHTYNPAHFNIPRLPTLSVRRVAPPLPPPAPHAGRGGKRTRRVGMGAVATTSRLGVAAQAHCVQRRVEAAARSCRRGWGGP, via the exons atggaggaagcagaagatgACATGACATGTGGAGACTTGGGAAACGGACTTGGGAGAAGACCGGGAGGTGTTTATGAAGGGGAAAACTTACAAAATTACTATTTAGTTAGATCTAGGAAGGGATCTGGAAGGGCTTGTAATTCCCCCTTgtcagcaaaggcagcagaagaaagcgatgctgcagctcttcctgctccAAAACGAAACAGCTTTTACGATGGATCACTCAAAAAACCTGCCTCTAGTTCCACACGACAGAATAGCTGTG AATCTAATACTGAAGTGTCAAATGAAGAACTAAAGCAACAACTTCGAGAAGCTCTGGAG GAACTTGAAATTTTGAAAGTTGAGCTTGAAGCATCTCGAAGACAGCTTGAAGGAAAAGATGAAGCCCTAAGAATCCTGCAGAGCATG GCTGTATTTGACAAAGCCACAAGCCATACAAAAGCAATGCTTCAGAAAACcgaggaggaaaagaggaccCTAGAGAAG GAAATAAATATCTTGCAATGGGAAATTGAATTTGATCAGGACAGATTTAAAAACATAGAGGACACCTGGACAGAAAAATACGACAG GATATACTGTGAAAATGCAGCTCTTAAGGAAGCATTGAAACTGAGGACAGAAGAAGTTAAAACACTTAAAGCTGAAAATACAA tCCTGAACCAGCAGTGCTTGGAATTCCTTGCAATGCTAGATGTGAAACAGCAGAAAGTTTTTCAGGAGAACATGTCGTTGAGCAAAAGTGACATTACTGATTATACAGGTCTTGAA ctggcagtgctgggagcctgCACCTGCAGTCCTGCTGAGGggcagccctgtccctgtgccaaagTGGCAGCTCTCACTCggaagcagctcctgcatcTCAAGCAAGAG GTTGAAAATCTGAAGAAGAGCAAGGATGAAGCATATATCATGGCAGATGCCTTCAGAATTGCAtttgagcagcagctgatgcagAGGAAGGACCAGGCTCTGCGGCTGGCAGAAGTGATAAATgtgaagaaggaaaccaaattTGCAACCTGGAGACGCCTGCGAGGCACTG agCGTGTCAAGCTCCCGGGGAACAAGAACAACCTGGGGCGGAAGCTGTCCAGCCTGCTTTCATCAGATGGGGACTGCAGGAAGGTGGAGGAGCTGGACAATCCCCACGAAATCCTGCGGATGTTGATAGATCTG GTCAACGACAAGGAGGAGGCCCTGGCGCACCAGCGCAAGGTCAGCTACATGCTGGCACGGGCAGCTGAGGCCAGGGCGGccgggctggggcaggagaCAGCAGGAAGGTGTCGTCTTGGAGCCCCCAGTCCCTTGGCCTCCCCTCACGCTGACGGCCGTCGCCTCCCCATGCCAAGCCCTGCTCCCGCCCTGCCCCTCACAGCGGCGGCTGCGGAGCTCCGCAGGCCACGCTCCTGGCCCTTGGCGCTCGGGGACC GCCCCGCCCCTCCTGAGTTAATACACGTGACTCCGCCCCTCTGTGTCAATCACACGTACAACCCCGCCCATTTCAACATACCACGCCTCCCCACGCTGTCCGTCAGACGTGTGGCCCCGCCCCTTCCCCCGCCTGCGCCCCACGCCGGCCGTGGCGGGAAGCGCACGCGCAGGGTGGGGATGGGCGCGGTCGCGACGACGTCACGCCTGGGCGTGGCCGCGCAGGCGCATTGCGTGCAGCGGAGGGTCGAGGCCGCCGCCCGGAGCTgccggcggggctggggcgggCCCTGA